A DNA window from bacterium contains the following coding sequences:
- the dnaN gene encoding DNA polymerase III subunit beta: MSFTMHQLGLKDTLDKVAGVIPAKSAIPALDCVRLKIEDGKARITATDLNTWLLAMVGCNSNGTKAELLIPGRKLQEVVSLLPSEEISFEIRDDKIGLHCKNIKHNISTIPAGNYPAEQCLYKRDEKDGNYLSLPRDGLQAGLEAISFASSKEEGSIISGISFHIGKDKLKLATTDGHRLASYSIPIESKIEKKLVVPASVARHISKMDGDEIRMYFDGNLAGFYSTNLGLTSCLLEGEFPPYEKIIPTDNDKKLTANRKELINAIRQIQVFAKDNHEIVEVNASEKDGLILYAKGEGFDSQAKVECQYKGSDIRTGISAKYLLQNLQSTLAEEIEWSFKTPLSAMMLKTVPCENKDNFYLIMPVQLQENE; encoded by the coding sequence ATGAGCTTTACTATGCACCAGCTTGGTCTGAAAGATACCCTTGATAAAGTTGCAGGAGTTATTCCTGCAAAATCAGCCATCCCTGCTCTTGACTGCGTCAGGCTTAAAATAGAGGATGGCAAGGCAAGGATTACCGCCACTGACTTAAATACATGGCTTCTTGCAATGGTCGGATGCAATTCTAACGGCACGAAAGCCGAACTCCTCATTCCGGGCAGAAAACTACAGGAAGTTGTAAGTCTCCTGCCATCCGAAGAGATTAGCTTTGAGATTAGAGATGATAAAATAGGGTTGCATTGCAAAAACATAAAGCATAACATTTCTACCATACCTGCTGGAAACTATCCTGCTGAGCAGTGTCTCTACAAAAGGGATGAGAAGGACGGGAATTATCTCTCTTTGCCAAGAGACGGACTTCAAGCAGGGCTTGAGGCAATAAGTTTTGCCTCTTCAAAAGAAGAAGGCTCCATTATAAGCGGTATTTCGTTCCACATAGGAAAGGACAAGCTAAAATTAGCAACTACAGACGGTCACAGGCTTGCAAGTTATTCTATCCCGATCGAGAGCAAGATAGAGAAAAAACTCGTTGTGCCGGCTTCTGTAGCAAGACACATAAGCAAGATGGATGGCGATGAGATAAGAATGTACTTTGACGGCAATCTTGCCGGCTTTTACTCTACTAACCTGGGACTTACTTCATGTCTGCTTGAAGGTGAGTTTCCGCCATATGAGAAAATCATCCCGACTGATAACGACAAGAAACTAACAGCCAACAGGAAAGAGCTAATCAATGCTATCCGGCAGATTCAGGTATTTGCCAAAGACAATCATGAAATCGTTGAAGTAAATGCCTCGGAGAAAGACGGGCTTATCCTGTATGCAAAAGGAGAGGGCTTTGACTCGCAGGCTAAAGTAGAGTGTCAGTATAAGGGCAGTGACATAAGAACAGGAATAAGTGCAAAATACCTGTTGCAAAATTTACAATCCACTTTAGCAGAGGAAATAGAATGGTCGTTCAAAACGCCCCTGTCTGCAATGATGTTAAAAACAGTCCCCTGCGAAAA
- a CDS encoding histidine phosphatase family protein, with the protein MKIYFIRHTEADDDRRDSYGGIADDPLIESGKKYARNVGQVLSTRNIEVVYTSPYIRARETAELINEALSVEVVEIYNLRERNSYGVLSGIEKSRAKTLFPPIYMRVQQMKENDTKPSESVETLPGAETYTEILLRAKDAFNQIYRESKLANFKRVAVVTHGGFAWAFFKDVVKIPKQLEKGEIVVLEGNDIVSLTINEKETEELRK; encoded by the coding sequence ATGAAAATCTATTTTATTAGACATACTGAAGCGGATGATGATAGACGAGATAGCTATGGTGGGATTGCTGACGATCCATTAATTGAGTCTGGGAAAAAATATGCAAGAAATGTTGGTCAAGTATTATCAACGAGAAACATTGAGGTAGTATACACGAGTCCATATATAAGGGCTCGGGAAACAGCAGAGCTTATTAATGAAGCACTTAGTGTAGAAGTTGTGGAGATTTATAATTTAAGAGAACGTAATTCCTATGGCGTACTTAGTGGAATTGAGAAAAGCAGAGCAAAAACATTGTTCCCTCCAATTTACATGAGAGTTCAACAAATGAAAGAAAATGACACCAAACCTTCTGAATCTGTCGAAACTTTACCTGGAGCAGAGACATATACAGAAATCCTTTTAAGAGCAAAAGATGCATTTAATCAAATATATAGAGAAAGTAAATTGGCTAATTTTAAACGTGTAGCCGTGGTCACACATGGAGGATTTGCATGGGCATTTTTTAAAGATGTTGTTAAAATTCCTAAACAACTTGAAAAAGGGGAAATTGTTGTGTTGGAGGGAAACGATATAGTTTCCCTAACAATTAACGAAAAAGAGACAGAGGAATTAAGAAAGTAG
- a CDS encoding SUMF1/EgtB/PvdO family nonheme iron enzyme: MSDRISNQTLNIDYQIPHIPEELINDIINQRCVLFAGAGLSASAGFPLWGKLISLMLEYCNNNNIDVTYNKESIDLMEKNKEYDEIAEYLREKLGEYHFLNFIKKIFDVKVEKLPKIYETIKNIGFSQILTTNYDHLLEKGFPDAKVNTILNTRDMNEMNRKNEFYIFKIHGSVENINTIVLGKADYDELVYNTPIFIDTLNILFRTKTFLFIGYSLTDPYLSTLLGKLKKTLKLGPVHYLLVNEKGLFDLKAESYKKHFNIITIPYDTKDNHIILYYFLNNLLQEVNKKKKEIKEIKEIPRKIKNETKKIKTPYKFLNYFDIEDKDIFYGREAEVTEFLPKIENSRLSLLFGKSGVGKTSFLLAGVFPKLHLNNYFPVYVRCSENPTKSIKESIWLKIEKEIQESITYEKYKNYGLIEMIIEVNKLIGKPLIIAIDQFEEFFITLGSKTRKDFIDTLRILFYEFSINVKIILSFREDFFVEFNDIGEEIPDIFNYRFRLKELSKEHAKDAIIKPLEILELSIQKDLLEIIIDDLAINNMIESPQLQIVCYTLYNKLNENQKVIRTNDYIALGGAKGILTDYVDFALEPFSFKFQIIAKEIMKSMVSAKQTKIPLKKSEIENIKYEGMPISSKDLKYIIRELINRRLIIRKKDGKHETYELTHEYLINKIKEWLDKELYKVKEAQDMLRQEENNWKNYKGIMEQYKYEFINELKDKLILDNFKKGVLLRTSIEYSTDVDYWTERNLDNANAITFVESAFNHKNLEVERNACVVMIQFNIEAEVRTKVIDVLKKIGNPNVISKIFDIYQKHNRISKAVIKKIKEVIEYRITKNMVFVKESNFIMGRDKKEIKEIIRKGAHKSWFIGEYPEREVFVSSFLIDKYLVTNEEYREFNQNHMFSKGHEKCPVTNISWYDAQKYAKWIEKDIPTEEEWEKAARGTDGRLFPWGNDWDSIKCNTRLSGISGKTDVDKYPNGVSPYGCYDMSGNVWEWTNTWKEKDKTIIVKGGAWSKFEILPWCSYRFDYEANEGQQNVGFRCVRRIKNLKDSTKVYSAGGLILKYENNELNVLLCGNKNPAEWRIPKGMLKENENVEKCAIREVLEETGYKSKIIDFIDFTTWSYEYNNKIWDETVFFFILELECEKLKKHDTEFKHIKWFPIKRAVEILYYKEEQEIVKKALMLYKYLYNDKKKDIL; the protein is encoded by the coding sequence ATGTCAGATAGAATATCTAACCAAACTCTAAATATTGATTATCAAATTCCCCATATACCAGAAGAATTAATCAATGACATCATCAATCAACGATGTGTGTTGTTTGCAGGAGCAGGTTTATCTGCCAGTGCAGGTTTTCCATTGTGGGGGAAACTAATTTCTTTAATGCTAGAATATTGTAACAATAATAACATTGATGTTACCTATAATAAAGAAAGCATAGACCTTATGGAAAAGAATAAAGAATATGACGAAATTGCCGAATACTTAAGAGAAAAACTAGGGGAATATCATTTTCTAAATTTCATTAAGAAGATATTTGATGTCAAGGTAGAAAAACTCCCAAAAATATACGAAACAATAAAAAATATAGGGTTTTCTCAAATACTAACGACTAATTATGATCATTTATTAGAAAAAGGGTTTCCTGATGCAAAAGTAAACACTATTTTAAACACAAGAGATATGAATGAAATGAACAGAAAAAATGAATTTTATATCTTTAAAATACATGGATCCGTTGAAAACATTAACACTATTGTCTTAGGCAAAGCCGATTACGATGAATTAGTTTACAATACACCCATTTTCATAGATACATTGAATATATTATTCAGAACTAAGACTTTTCTCTTTATAGGTTATAGTCTTACAGACCCTTATCTGTCAACCCTTTTAGGGAAATTAAAGAAAACTTTAAAATTAGGCCCAGTCCATTATCTATTAGTAAATGAAAAAGGACTATTTGACTTAAAAGCAGAGTCCTACAAAAAGCATTTTAATATAATCACTATCCCATATGACACCAAAGATAACCATATAATTTTATATTATTTTCTAAATAATTTATTGCAAGAAGTTAATAAAAAGAAAAAAGAAATAAAAGAAATAAAAGAAATTCCTAGAAAAATAAAGAATGAAACTAAAAAGATAAAAACACCTTATAAATTTTTAAATTACTTTGATATTGAAGATAAAGACATTTTTTATGGAAGAGAGGCTGAAGTAACTGAATTTCTTCCCAAAATAGAGAATAGTCGATTGTCTTTGCTCTTTGGTAAATCAGGAGTAGGAAAAACATCTTTTCTGCTCGCAGGAGTATTCCCTAAACTACATTTAAATAATTATTTCCCAGTTTATGTCAGATGTTCTGAAAATCCAACAAAATCAATCAAAGAAAGTATTTGGCTTAAAATTGAAAAAGAAATTCAAGAATCAATTACGTATGAAAAATATAAAAATTATGGATTAATTGAAATGATTATTGAGGTTAATAAACTAATAGGAAAACCTTTAATTATTGCGATTGATCAATTCGAAGAATTTTTTATAACCTTGGGTTCAAAAACAAGAAAAGATTTCATAGACACTCTTAGAATATTGTTTTATGAATTTTCAATTAATGTTAAAATTATCCTCTCATTTCGAGAGGATTTCTTTGTGGAATTTAATGATATAGGTGAAGAAATTCCTGATATTTTTAATTACAGATTCCGTTTAAAAGAATTATCAAAGGAACATGCAAAGGATGCTATTATTAAGCCATTAGAAATATTAGAGTTATCAATACAAAAAGATTTGCTCGAAATAATCATTGATGATTTAGCAATAAATAATATGATTGAATCGCCTCAATTACAAATTGTATGTTATACTCTTTATAACAAATTAAATGAAAATCAAAAAGTGATACGGACTAATGATTACATTGCGTTAGGCGGAGCAAAGGGCATTTTAACAGATTATGTGGATTTTGCATTAGAACCTTTCTCCTTTAAATTTCAAATAATAGCTAAAGAAATAATGAAATCAATGGTTTCAGCAAAACAGACAAAGATACCATTAAAAAAATCGGAGATAGAAAACATAAAGTATGAAGGGATGCCCATTAGTTCTAAAGATTTAAAATATATTATAAGAGAGTTAATTAACAGAAGATTGATTATAAGAAAAAAAGATGGAAAACATGAAACATATGAACTAACACATGAATATCTAATAAATAAGATTAAAGAATGGCTTGACAAAGAACTATATAAGGTGAAAGAAGCTCAGGATATGTTGAGACAAGAAGAAAATAATTGGAAGAATTATAAAGGTATTATGGAGCAATATAAATACGAATTTATTAATGAATTGAAAGACAAACTAATTCTTGATAATTTTAAAAAAGGAGTATTATTAAGAACTTCTATTGAATACAGTACTGATGTAGATTATTGGACTGAGAGGAATTTGGATAATGCAAATGCAATTACTTTTGTTGAATCTGCGTTTAACCATAAGAATTTGGAAGTAGAGAGAAATGCTTGTGTTGTGATGATTCAATTTAATATTGAGGCTGAAGTAAGAACTAAAGTTATTGATGTCTTAAAAAAGATTGGAAATCCAAATGTAATATCTAAAATATTTGATATCTACCAAAAGCATAACAGAATTAGTAAGGCAGTTATTAAAAAAATAAAAGAAGTTATTGAATATAGAATTACAAAGAATATGGTATTTGTGAAGGAAAGTAATTTTATAATGGGACGAGATAAAAAAGAAATAAAAGAAATAATAAGAAAAGGAGCTCATAAGTCATGGTTCATAGGTGAATATCCAGAAAGAGAAGTATTTGTAAGTTCTTTTCTGATAGATAAATATCTTGTGACAAATGAAGAATATAGAGAATTTAATCAAAACCACATGTTTTCTAAAGGTCATGAGAAATGTCCTGTCACGAATATAAGTTGGTACGATGCCCAAAAATATGCTAAATGGATAGAGAAAGATATACCTACAGAAGAAGAATGGGAAAAAGCTGCAAGGGGAACAGATGGGAGATTATTCCCGTGGGGAAACGATTGGGATTCTATAAAATGCAATACACGATTGTCTGGTATTTCTGGGAAAACGGATGTTGATAAATATCCAAATGGTGTTAGTCCATATGGATGCTATGATATGTCAGGCAATGTTTGGGAATGGACTAATACTTGGAAAGAAAAGGATAAAACGATAATTGTAAAAGGTGGGGCATGGAGTAAATTTGAGATATTACCTTGGTGTTCTTATCGTTTCGACTATGAGGCAAACGAAGGGCAACAAAATGTAGGGTTTAGATGTGTTCGAAGAATAAAAAATCTAAAAGACTCAACCAAGGTATATTCTGCGGGAGGATTGATTTTGAAATATGAAAACAATGAGCTAAATGTCCTATTATGTGGAAATAAAAACCCGGCAGAGTGGAGAATACCTAAGGGAATGCTTAAAGAAAATGAAAATGTTGAAAAATGCGCAATAAGAGAAGTATTGGAAGAAACAGGTTATAAGTCAAAAATTATAGATTTCATTGACTTTACTACTTGGAGTTATGAGTATAATAATAAAATATGGGATGAAACGGTTTTCTTCTTTATATTAGAATTAGAATGTGAAAAGCTAAAAAAACATGATACAGAATTTAAGCACATTAAATGGTTTCCTATTAAAAGAGCTGTTGAAATTCTCTATTATAAGGAAGAACAAGAAATAGTAAAGAAAGCTTTAATGTTATATAAATATTTGTATAATGATAAGAAAAAAGATATACTGTGA
- a CDS encoding PEP/pyruvate-binding domain-containing protein has translation MTKASTLKYLLPHLRQSKIDNFISFTVGEWNRDFKSILSKIQKNKLGNTLIIRSSAVLEDNATDTHAGIYKSILNISSNNVKLITSAVNKVIDSFYQKKDFNLSNEIIVQRQLLNPLISGVIFTRDPKTDAPYYIIEYDNKSGQTNLVTGAGKRKLIRIARFASSKVMFPWSCILSAVQEIEMFFPEKILDIEFAIDRRKIVHIFQVRLLLSNRVCRKNDKVIKSTLNKLSLSVSTCNPIIYSDMADWNPIEMLGTRPNKLAISLYRFLITKDTWYKARTSLGYTDLETQELMITFAGKPYIDINASLFSLTPSSLPAKIRNRLVRYQINKLREKPYLHDKIEFTVAYSCSDVVISKRTRLLFRHGFSKQEIIQIEDSLNTLTQTLLNNVPNLIKESKILLSTLASDRKKYIKQPNLSSLRYLNELLLSIEKLLTNCKDKGSYVFARLARVAFIGHALLRQLLYRKAITPEQYEKFFSSIETQVSFVRKDLFCVHKNIMPKKDFLEKYGHLRPGTYDITAPRYDQIPDLIFGKSNELSPCCLKLFQPDSEMLSKIEKIFREINLKINGEFFLEMVKEAIEWREKAKFEFTHTLSDVIELVAKVGSILGFTRAQCAYLDIEKILSSNNLDANISRISKTWQINIEKNKQIKEINDYILLPSLIRSKDDFLFAKTHESRPNFVTYKKIEAFIITLDRVFYQNIENLKGRIAFIEAADPGYDWIFAQGIVGLVTKYGGIASHMAIRCLELEIPAAIGCGEIIYEHLKEAKIICINAEEEKLSIIN, from the coding sequence GTGACAAAAGCAAGTACTCTTAAATATCTCTTACCACACCTTCGACAATCTAAAATTGATAATTTTATCTCTTTCACAGTGGGAGAGTGGAATAGAGACTTTAAGTCAATACTTTCAAAAATACAAAAAAATAAACTAGGCAACACTCTAATTATTCGAAGTTCAGCGGTTCTGGAAGACAATGCAACAGACACCCATGCAGGTATTTATAAAAGCATATTAAATATCTCAAGCAACAATGTAAAATTAATTACATCGGCAGTTAACAAAGTGATAGATTCTTTCTACCAAAAGAAAGATTTTAATCTCTCTAACGAAATTATTGTGCAACGCCAGTTGCTAAATCCCCTGATTAGTGGCGTTATTTTTACAAGAGATCCTAAAACAGATGCCCCTTATTATATTATCGAATACGATAATAAAAGTGGTCAAACTAATTTAGTCACAGGAGCTGGAAAGCGAAAACTTATTCGCATCGCACGATTTGCAAGTTCAAAAGTTATGTTTCCTTGGTCATGTATTCTATCCGCTGTTCAAGAAATTGAGATGTTTTTTCCTGAAAAGATTCTCGACATTGAATTTGCGATTGATCGCCGTAAAATAGTTCATATATTTCAAGTTCGTCTTTTGTTGTCGAATAGGGTATGTAGGAAAAATGATAAGGTTATAAAAAGTACATTAAACAAATTATCCCTATCAGTTTCTACTTGTAATCCTATAATATATTCAGACATGGCAGATTGGAATCCTATTGAGATGCTTGGTACCCGTCCAAATAAACTGGCGATATCTCTTTATCGTTTCCTCATAACAAAAGACACTTGGTATAAAGCTAGAACGAGCCTTGGATATACAGATTTAGAAACACAAGAACTCATGATAACTTTTGCAGGAAAACCATATATTGATATTAATGCAAGCTTATTTTCACTAACTCCTTCCTCATTACCAGCCAAAATACGGAATCGTTTAGTACGCTATCAAATCAATAAATTACGAGAAAAACCTTATCTTCATGACAAAATAGAATTTACTGTTGCATATTCATGTTCTGATGTTGTAATTTCCAAAAGAACACGGTTACTTTTTCGACATGGTTTTTCAAAACAAGAAATAATTCAAATTGAAGACTCATTAAATACGCTAACGCAAACATTGTTAAACAATGTCCCTAATTTAATAAAAGAAAGTAAAATTCTATTGAGTACATTGGCTTCAGATCGAAAAAAATATATAAAACAGCCTAATTTATCTTCGTTGAGATATTTGAATGAGTTGCTTTTATCTATTGAAAAGCTTCTTACTAATTGCAAAGATAAAGGATCCTACGTTTTTGCACGTCTTGCTAGAGTTGCGTTTATTGGGCATGCATTATTACGCCAACTTCTTTATCGTAAGGCAATAACTCCAGAACAATATGAAAAATTTTTTTCATCTATTGAAACTCAAGTATCTTTTGTCAGAAAAGATTTGTTCTGTGTGCATAAAAATATAATGCCTAAAAAAGATTTTCTTGAAAAATATGGGCATCTTCGTCCGGGTACATATGACATTACTGCCCCACGTTATGACCAGATACCTGATCTGATTTTTGGCAAAAGCAATGAACTATCTCCTTGTTGTTTGAAATTATTTCAACCCGATTCTGAAATGTTATCTAAAATAGAAAAAATATTTAGAGAAATAAATTTAAAAATAAATGGAGAGTTCTTCTTAGAAATGGTTAAGGAAGCAATAGAATGGCGTGAAAAAGCAAAGTTTGAATTTACGCATACTTTATCCGATGTTATTGAGTTAGTAGCAAAAGTTGGTAGTATCTTAGGTTTCACTAGAGCTCAATGTGCTTATTTGGACATTGAAAAAATACTTTCAAGTAATAATTTAGATGCTAATATTTCTAGGATTTCAAAAACATGGCAAATTAACATTGAGAAAAACAAACAAATCAAAGAAATAAATGATTATATATTATTGCCTTCACTCATCAGATCCAAAGATGATTTTCTGTTTGCAAAAACTCATGAATCAAGACCAAATTTCGTAACTTATAAAAAAATCGAAGCTTTTATTATAACACTTGATCGAGTTTTTTATCAAAATATTGAAAATTTAAAGGGACGGATAGCATTTATTGAAGCAGCTGATCCAGGGTATGACTGGATTTTCGCACAAGGAATTGTTGGATTGGTCACCAAATATGGAGGGATTGCTTCACATATGGCAATTAGGTGTTTGGAGTTGGAAATACCTGCTGCTATTGGGTGTGGAGAGATTATATATGAACATCTTAAAGAAGCTAAAATAATTTGTATAAATGCGGAAGAGGAAAAACTTTCAATTATTAATTGA
- a CDS encoding gamma-glutamyl-gamma-aminobutyrate hydrolase family protein (Members of this family of hydrolases with an active site Cys residue belong to MEROPS family C26.), with protein MKRIAVTMNVKDSVYKNDRLNQNYIEYLQKLDIQPILIPNSICDPIEYCKQFKVKGIILTGGSDISRSLVNAPPNLRRGKSNGRDYVEWKLLEMALTKKLPVLGICRGMQFINIFFGGVIIYNIKNMINNTIKHVRNKHQIIITDSKFIKTIGSANFTVNSFHNHGIIRDVVAPDLHPFALCSRDDIIEGIYHLKYPIIGIQWHPERNGSTCEYDFKLVQTFFYKGKFW; from the coding sequence ATGAAACGGATTGCAGTTACAATGAATGTGAAAGATTCTGTATATAAAAATGATAGACTTAACCAAAACTATATAGAATATTTACAAAAACTTGATATACAACCAATTTTAATCCCCAATTCAATTTGTGATCCTATTGAGTATTGTAAGCAATTTAAAGTTAAGGGAATTATCCTTACGGGAGGCTCTGATATTTCTCGCTCCTTAGTAAATGCTCCCCCTAATCTACGAAGGGGCAAATCTAATGGGAGAGATTATGTAGAATGGAAGTTGTTAGAAATGGCGTTGACCAAGAAACTACCTGTATTGGGAATATGCCGTGGTATGCAATTCATCAATATATTTTTCGGTGGTGTTATTATTTACAATATTAAAAATATGATTAATAACACGATAAAACATGTTAGAAACAAACATCAGATAATTATTACAGATTCAAAATTCATTAAAACAATTGGTTCTGCTAATTTCACTGTAAATTCTTTTCATAATCATGGAATAATTAGGGATGTTGTTGCACCAGACCTTCATCCATTTGCGTTGTGTAGTCGGGATGATATAATAGAAGGAATATATCATCTAAAATATCCAATAATAGGTATACAATGGCATCCAGAACGTAATGGATCAACTTGTGAATATGATTTTAAACTGGTGCAAACATTTTTCTATAAAGGAAAATTCTGGTAA
- a CDS encoding phosphocholine cytidylyltransferase family protein, with translation MNNVKVIILAAGRGSRMKDLTLHMPKCLLKFNGETILETQINLYRQMGIQNIVVVKGYLEHLIKFNGLKYYIAPEGFNMLYSLFCAEPELNGEIIISYGDIIFEEYVVSKILSDNHDMSVVVDIQWESYFRARFGNPYLEAESLIFSSNNQIIEIGKPHPLPEETQAQYIGLIKLSENGCSIFRKIYHLARMSYSGKPWQRATVFERAYMTDMLQAVIDSGYKIYGVPIYHGWLEFDTTNDYKNYLEWKETGKLFSFYKASHSK, from the coding sequence ATGAATAATGTAAAAGTTATTATATTAGCAGCCGGTCGTGGTTCTCGCATGAAAGATTTAACATTACATATGCCAAAATGTTTGCTAAAGTTCAACGGGGAAACTATACTTGAAACCCAAATAAATTTATATCGCCAAATGGGTATACAAAATATTGTAGTTGTTAAAGGTTATCTGGAACATCTTATAAAATTCAATGGTTTAAAATATTATATAGCACCTGAAGGTTTTAATATGCTTTATTCACTGTTTTGTGCCGAACCCGAACTTAATGGAGAAATCATTATTTCATATGGTGATATTATATTCGAAGAATATGTGGTTTCTAAAATTTTATCAGATAATCACGATATGTCCGTTGTAGTGGATATACAATGGGAAAGCTATTTTCGTGCTCGTTTTGGCAATCCCTATCTTGAAGCCGAGAGTTTAATATTTTCTTCAAATAATCAGATTATTGAGATCGGAAAACCTCATCCTTTACCTGAGGAGACTCAAGCGCAATATATTGGTCTCATAAAACTATCTGAAAATGGTTGTAGTATCTTTCGAAAAATCTACCATTTAGCAAGGATGTCCTATTCGGGAAAACCATGGCAGAGAGCAACGGTTTTTGAACGTGCATATATGACAGATATGCTACAAGCAGTAATCGATTCAGGTTACAAGATATATGGGGTTCCAATCTATCACGGATGGTTAGAATTTGATACCACAAATGACTATAAAAACTATTTGGAGTGGAAAGAGACTGGAAAACTTTTTTCTTTTTATAAAGCATCTCATTCTAAATAA